The following are from one region of the Thiocapsa rosea genome:
- a CDS encoding alpha/beta fold hydrolase: MDTGKDSALSHPRAAAKTGKVALPAALDAPRHDLATEHGGRIHYYADTSATGRPLVLVHSINAAPSAFEMKPLFQQYRSQRPVYALDLPGFGHSDRSNRRYSPSLFANAIVDFLEKVVGKPCDLVAFSLGCEFAAQAALIKPELVESLVLISPTGFSARRLPTGQAAERAHKVLSVPVVNDGLFALLTSRPSIRFFYKQAFHGAIPPEMIEYAYATSHQPGAKYAPLYFLSGQLFTPNARESVYANVAQPVLVLYDRDPNIDFHELPDFLSHHSNWRAERIAPTRGLLQWEQPAQTAAAIDRFWSIPQAA, encoded by the coding sequence ATGGATACAGGTAAGGATTCGGCACTCTCGCATCCGCGAGCCGCCGCCAAGACCGGCAAGGTCGCGCTTCCGGCCGCGCTCGACGCACCGCGGCACGATCTCGCGACCGAGCACGGCGGACGCATTCATTACTATGCGGACACCTCGGCCACCGGCCGGCCGCTGGTCCTGGTGCACAGCATCAATGCCGCGCCCAGCGCCTTCGAGATGAAGCCGCTGTTCCAGCAGTATCGCTCGCAGCGGCCCGTCTATGCGCTCGATCTGCCGGGGTTCGGCCATTCCGATCGCAGCAACCGGCGGTACTCGCCGAGCCTCTTCGCCAACGCCATCGTCGACTTTCTGGAGAAGGTGGTCGGCAAGCCCTGCGATCTGGTCGCCTTCTCGCTCGGCTGCGAGTTTGCCGCGCAGGCGGCGCTGATCAAGCCGGAGCTGGTCGAGTCCTTGGTGCTGATCTCTCCGACCGGTTTCAGCGCACGCCGACTGCCGACCGGCCAGGCCGCCGAGCGCGCCCACAAGGTGCTGAGCGTACCGGTCGTGAACGACGGGCTCTTTGCCCTCTTGACCTCGCGGCCGAGCATCCGCTTCTTCTACAAGCAGGCCTTCCACGGCGCCATCCCGCCCGAGATGATCGAGTACGCCTACGCAACATCGCATCAGCCGGGTGCGAAGTACGCGCCGCTGTACTTCCTGTCCGGTCAGTTGTTTACCCCGAACGCACGCGAAAGCGTCTACGCAAACGTGGCGCAACCCGTGCTTGTGCTCTACGATCGCGATCCGAACATCGACTTTCACGAGCTTCCGGACTTCCTGAGCCACCATTCGAACTGGCGGGCCGAACGCATCGCGCCGACACGCGGACTGCTCCAGTGGGAGCAGCCGGCCCAAACGGCGGCTGCGATCGATCGCTTCTGGTCGATCCCTCAGGCCGCCTGA